One stretch of Diabrotica undecimpunctata isolate CICGRU chromosome 5, icDiaUnde3, whole genome shotgun sequence DNA includes these proteins:
- the Arfrp1 gene encoding ADP-ribosylation factor-related protein 1, with product MFTLIYGFYKHMVQKDEYCVLILGLDNAGKTTYLEAAKTKLTKNYKAIHPTKITTTVGLNIGKVDVGGIRLNFWDLGGQNELQSLWDKYYEESHAVIYIVDSSDRERMDESKDIFDKMIASEYLKGIPLLVLANKQDIPECMGVREVKPIFNKNIHLIGKRDCMVMPVSALTGDGVDEGIRWLVDCIKRNSYLRPPRNQEEM from the exons ATGTTTACGTTAATTTATGGATTTTATAAGCACATGGTACAGAAAGATGAATATTGTGTATTAATTTTGGGCCTCGACAATGCAGGTAAAACG aCCTACTTAGAAGCTGCAAAAACTAAACTTACTAAAAACTATAAAGCAATTCACCCTACAAAAATTACTACAACTGTAGGCTTAAACATAGGCAAAGTAGATGTAGGAGGAATAAGATTAAATTTTTGGGATCTAGGAGGACAAAACGAATTGCAGAGTCTTTGGGATAAG tattatgAAGAATCCCATGCTGTAATTTACATAGTGGATTCTTCAGATAGGGAAAGAATGGATGAATCTAAAGATATATTTg ataaaATGATAGCCAGTGAATATTTAAAAGGCATTCCACTATTAGTATTAGCAAATAAACAAGATATACCAGAATGCATGGGGGTACGAGAAGTTAAaccaatatttaataaaaatatacatctCATTGGAAAAAGAGATTGTATGGTTATGCCGGTTTCAGCTTTAACAGG AGACGGAGTTGATGAAGGTATTCGTTGGTTAGTGGATTGTATAAAAAGAAATTCGTATTTAAGACCACCTAGGAATCAAGAAGAAATGTAA
- the LOC140442039 gene encoding uncharacterized protein, which produces MVSLRFKKAFCVMYSGLLFVSGIVLIAVSSLLLYRVFHHFDYIPGSTVGPLILLIILGFGHIFLTWLGIKGPTLEYTFHIILFIVFTSILLVTEFIIGVWTMILRDGAPTHSVDLMTEAFNEMIKEQYYNKDFARMQAEIECCGLDGAANYANYFRTDDAIRLSYMSCKDNNVPNNNVDFEPYEDGCQDAFPDYLQLLLLETALMGFICTGLQAFGLYVICSFNRSLKEERSRRARQRAELQRQLSAQSQQSQTLLPQPEIGEVGMVPPPIGISHLASSPENEPMRPPRERPSAPQPAIPADPEKV; this is translated from the exons atggtGTCGTTAAGATTTAAAAAAGCGTTCTGTGTTATGTACTCTGGATTACTTTTT GTATCCGGAATAGTTCTAATAGCAGTCTCATCTCTTTTATTATACAGAGTCTTTCATCACTTTGATTATATACCAGGAAGTACAGTTGGTCCTctgatattattaataattttaggaTTTGGGCATATATTTTTAACATGGCTGGGAATCAAAGGTCCAACATTGGAATATACCTTCCATATAATTTTG TTCATAGTTTTTACAAGTATTTTATTAGTAACCGAATTCATAATTGGAGTTTGGACGATGATTTTGAGGGATGGAGCTCCTACTCATTCCGTTGATTTAATGACCGAAGCTTTTAATGAAATGATCAAAGAGCAGTATTACAATAAAGATTTCGCTCGAATGCAGGCAGAG ATCGAGTGTTGTGGTTTAGATGGAGCAGCGAATTACGCGAACTACTTTCGTACTGATGATGCTATTAGACTCTCATATATGTCTTGTAAAGACAATAACGTACCCAATAACAATGTAGATTTTGAGCCGTACGAAGATGGTTGTCAAGACGCCTTTCCCGATTACCTCCAATTACTTCTGTTGGAAACTGCTTTGATGGGATTTATCTGCACAGGTTTACAG GCCTTCGGACTTTACGTCATTTGTTCCTTCAACAGAAGTTTGAAAGAAGAACGGTCAAGGAGAGCACGGCAAAGAGCAGAGCTACAACGACAACTGTCAGCACAAAGCCAACAATCCCAAACACTACTACCACAACCCGAAATAGGTGAGGTAGGAATGGTACCACCACCAATAGGTATATCTCACTTAGCTTCATCACCAGAAAATGAACCCATGCGACCTCCACGCGAACGACCCTCTGCACCACAACCAGCTATACCAGCAGATCCGGAAAAAGTATAA
- the LOC140440866 gene encoding BRISC and BRCA1-A complex member 1-like, translating to MAERIIPIKMEDDDNSNDESETNSTIVTTKKEVKSCVENSKENKSDHKESSLDNEKGQKLVILIKPISKNKDLEENLKKYDVFEERSKFSLPNINVPEKIILVIDRAQDENCTNFAEANGKYTPLSMLRKSLHLFVNLKHAINKNHEFAIVLLNENTATWTLPFTSELRKVNNCIEKITQCEVEDTFNMNLVFEEILPNIKIPQDEIAPPYIIRTIMCYGRSYTIPEINFSEEIVKLLDNPFFICDILMTHEPVDNSNYCSKIFECLQNIDRKGISYFFPVGRSALRLHNSMAKLLGHGLQRPFQTFQKE from the coding sequence atggcaGAACGTATAATTCCAATAAAAATGGAAGATGACGATAATTCTAATGATGAATCTGAAACTAATAGTACTATTGTAACTACTAAGAAAGAAGTGAAGAGTTGTGTGGAAAATTCCAAAGAAAATAAATCAGACCATAAAGAAAGTTCACTAGATAATGAGAAAGGACAAAAGCTTGTCATTTTAATAAAACCCATttcaaaaaataaagatttagaagAGAACCTTAAAAAATATGATGTTTTTGAAGAACGTAGCAAATTTTCTTTGCCAAACATAAATGTAcctgaaaaaattattttggttATAGATAGAGCCCAAGACGAAAATTGCACCAATTTTGCAGAAGCAAACggtaaatacacaccattgtcaATGCTTAGAAAGTCTTTACATCTGTTCGTAAATCTGAAACATGCAATTAATAAGAATCATGAATTCGCTATTGTTCTTCTGAACGAAAATACTGCCACATGGACACTACCTTTCACTAGTGAGTTGAGAAAAGTAAATAATTGTATTGAAAAAATAACACAGTGTGAAGTTGAAGATACATTTAACATGAATTTAGTCTTTGAAGAAATTTTACCTAACATTAAGATACCTCAAGATGAAATCGCTCCACCTTATATAATTCGTACAATAATGTGCTATGGAAGATCATACACAATACCAGAAATTAATTTCTCAGAAGAAATTGTGAAATTGTTGGACaatccattttttatttgtgacATACTAATGACCCATGAACCAGTTGATAATAGTAATTATTGTAgtaaaatatttgaatgtttaCAGAATATAGATAGAAAAGGTATATCATACTTTTTTCCAGTGGGCAGAAGTGCTTTAAGGTTGCATAACTCAATGGCAAAATTACTAGGACATGGTTTACAAAGACCTTTTCAAACATTTCAAAAGGAGTAA